From Candida dubliniensis CD36 chromosome 7, complete sequence, the proteins below share one genomic window:
- a CDS encoding Nap1 Binding Protein homologue, putative (In S. cerevisiae: protein involved in the HOG (high osmolarity glycerol) pathway; negatively regulates Hog1p;~Similar to S. cerevisiae NBP2), producing MTSSNFPPNTKIKDFGYPETHPFHIGNYPLKSKSKSKYNDSLSSSPTSSSSSSSSSSTSPTTTFISNKHGYGNHLPNNNYILPNDYNHHNNFNHLNHSNHDDNDNNNDNNNDNDDFIDNDYDQDEINCKARAIFDFSAENDNEISLIEGQIIWISYRHGQGWLVAEDPISGENGLVPEEYVEIIQNLDKNINEEYDYSYGNRNENGIENRIENGIEDIPKPFLPEIFNHHIDGMEEEEEDSEWVDTDYDEQEEEEEEKEEEKEKEEIHNQPQHEGRNEELETKTKTKTETETDTDIKDTIKYEPSVTKKDNETTNTTTTIEKKLNDVEI from the coding sequence atGACAAGTAGTAATTTCCCACCAAATACAAAGATAAAAGATTTTGGATATCCTGAAACTCATCCATTTCATATTGGTAATTATCCATTAAAATCTAAATCTAAATCTAAATATAATGattcattatcttcatctcctacatcatcatcatcatcatcctcCTCCTCATCAACTTCTCCAACAACTACATTCATATCAAATAAACATGGATATGGAAATCATCTacccaataataattatatacTACCCAATGATTATAATCATCATAACAACTTTAACCACCTTAACCACCTGAACCATGATGACAATGACAATAACAATGACAATaacaatgataatgatgacTTTATAgataatgattatgatCAAGATGAAATAAATTGTAAAGCAAGAgcaatatttgatttttctgcagaaaatgataatgaaatatCTTTAATTGAAGGACAAATCATTTGGATTAGTTATCGTCATGGTCAAGGTTGGTTAGTTGCTGAAGATCCTATACTGGGAGAAAATGGTTTAGTTCCTGAAGAATATGTTGAAATTATACAAAATTTagataaaaatattaatgaagaatATGATTATTCATATGGAAatagaaatgaaaatggaattgaaaatagaattgaaaatggaaTTGAAGATATTCCAAAACCTTTTTTACCAGAAATATTTAATCATCATATAGATGGtatggaagaagaagaagaagatagTGAATGGGTAGATACTGATTATGATGAacaagaggaagaagaagaagaaaaggaagaggaaaaagaaaaggaagaaaTACATAACCAACCACAACATGAAGGAAGAAATGAAGAACTAGAAACAAAGACAAAGACAAAGACAGAGACAGAAACAGATACAGATATTAAAGATACAATTAAATATGAACCATCAGTTACTAAAAAAGACAATGAAaccaccaacaccaccaccacaattgaaaagaaattaaatgatgttgaaatatga
- a CDS encoding Highly-acidic cytoplasmic RWD domain-containing protein of unknown function, putative (Similar to S. cerevisiae GIR2) yields MDPIEEQSQEIEVLQSIYPDELTIIDNTNFIIRIDLDTPSERNHSLNLHVKYPPNYPEVIPQLSIEIAEPTNGDNNSDYYEDEDEEDDEEDNDDDDIKLALNMAETIEFDSKIDLNDKLMNKLLKESELNLGIPMIFNLITILKEESENLFNEKLILKQNQFNQQQKIKELNEQKKFHGIKVTEKSWLNWRNKFRKEMNYELYDKQRFEIMHKGKLTGKQIFEKGLANDETEEIEQEIKQEIKQDKDKNKDKDKDIVEGIKRL; encoded by the coding sequence ATGGATCCTATAGAAGAACAATctcaagaaattgaagtattacaatcaatttatcctgatgaattaactataattgataatacaAATTTCATAATTCGAATAGATTTAGATACTCCATCTGAAAGAAATCATAGTTTGAATTTACATGTCAAATATCCTCCAAATTATCCAGAAGTAATTCCTCAATTATCTATAGAAATAGCTGAACCTACAAATGGTGATAACAACAGTGACTATTATGAAGacgaagatgaagaagatgatgaagaagataatgaCGATGACGATATTAAATTAGCATTAAATATGGCAGAAAccattgaatttgattctaAAATAGATcttaatgataaattaatgaataaattattaaaagaaagtGAATTAAATTTAGGTATACCAAtgatttttaatttaattactATACTTAAAGAAGAACTggaaaatttatttaatgaaaaattaattttaaaacaaaatcaatttaatcaacaacaaaaaattaaagaattaaatgaacaaaaaaaatttcatggTATTAAAGTTACTGAAAAACTGTGGTTAAATTGGCGTAATAAATttagaaaagaaatgaattatgaattatatgataaacaaagatttgaaattatgcATAAAGGAAAATTAACTGGGaaacaaatatttgaaaaaggtTTAGCTAATGATGAAacagaagaaattgaacaagaaattaaacaagaaattaaacaagataaagataaaaataaagataaagataaagatattGTTGAAGGGATTAAAAGACTATAA
- a CDS encoding subunit of the core complex of translation initiation factor 3 (eIF3), putative (In S. cerevisiae: part of a subcomplex that stimulates binding of mRNA and tRNA(i)Met to ribosomes;~Similar to S. cerevisiae PRT1), with product MSINEEDYLQLEKEIKLDDIDFSDLESKYEVNNIGLDNYIIVDGAPIAPESKVPILIKVLRKLFSQVGEIYEGDEGIYMPLENGKSKGYLFIQFKSNESIELAIKKLHGKKLDQNHRLLINKLSDMEKYQVNEKFINEEFIEPKIESFQSHGYLKSWLQDEQGRDQMILHFNETVGIYWNKKSNEPESVIEPRKGFTSKYAKFSPKGTYLFSIHPQGIQSWGGENFHSIKRFFHQQVRLIDFSPNEKFMVTLSPIPISLPDSTIDRAQFPFGPESEGHKLVIWNMITGEPMRTFALPPHLEGQKEMPWPLVKWSFDDKYCARQGPDALAIYETESNFQLLDKKLVKIDGIQDFEWAPAGVKFHNTNTNNNNNKKTNDDGDGDGEHVLSYWTPESTNQTARVALMQIPSREILRTVNLFQVSDCKMHWQSNGKLLCVKVDRHTKSGKTIFSNLEFFKINEKDIPVEKLELKDVVVNFAWEPNTERFITISRLDDGNPNPAIPKNTISFYAPETTKTKTGNKNTNLKKKGVGAAFTNQQQQQQQQQQSSSKYKAYTKIENKHSNTIFWSPKGRYVVIATISRTSGELEFFDVSFDDEINKKSLPANVKLLKTDKFAGMTNISWDPSGRFVAAWSTSWLHAIDNGYRLYEFTGNLLRDDSIDQFKDFVWRPRPPTLLTNNDKKKVRSNLREYSAQFEEADAMEADAAVKEIILARRKALEDWRNYRAKHISKQGNSKNEVQAEIIEEIKEEIIEEKEEIVE from the coding sequence ATGtcaattaatgaagaagattatCTTCaacttgaaaaagaaatcaaattagatgatattgatttttctgatttagaatcaaaatatgaagttaataatattggattagataattatattatagTTGATGGAGCTCCAATTGCCCCTGAATCTAAAGTaccaattttaattaaagtaTTACGGAAATTATTTTCACAAGTTGGAGAAATTTATGAAGGAGATGAAGGAATTTATATGCCATTAGAAAATGGGAAATCTAAaggatatttatttattcaatttaaatcTAATGAACTGATTGAATTAGCcattaaaaaattacatgggaaaaaattggatcaaaatcatcgattattaattaataaattatctgATATGGAAAAATATCAagttaatgaaaaatttattaatgaagaatttattgaaccaaaaattgaatcatttcAAAGTCATGGATATTTAAAATCTTGGTTACAAGATGAACAAGGTAGAGATCAAATGATTTTACATTTTAATGAAACCGTTGGGATTTATTGgaataaaaaatcaaatgaacCTGAATCAGTTATTGAACCAAGAAAAGGTTTTACATCAAAATATGCAAAATTTTCTCCAAAAGGAacatatttattttcaattcatccTCAAGGAATTCAATCATGGGGTGGAGAAAATTTTCATAGTATTAAAAGATTTTTCCATCAACAAGTtagattaattgatttttctccaaatgaaaaatttatggTAACTTTATCACCAATTCCAATTAGTTTACCCGATTCAACTATTGATAGAGCTCAATTTCCATTTGGTCCAGAAAGTGAAGGTCATAAATTGGTTATTTGGAATATGATTACTGGTGAACCAATGAGAACATTTGCTTTACCACCTCATTTAGAAGgtcaaaaagaaatgcCATGGCCATTAGTTAAATGGTcttttgatgataaatattGTGCTCGTCAAGGTCCTGATGCTTTAGCCATTTATGAAACTGAAtctaattttcaattattagataAAAAATTAGTTAAAATTGATGGTATTCAAGATTTTGAATGGGCTCCTGCTGGAGTTAAATTTCataatactaatactaataataataataataaaaaaaccaatgatgatggtgatggtgatggtgaACATGTATTAAGTTATTGGACTCCAGAAAGTACTAATCAAACAGCAAGAGTAGCTTTAATGCAAATTCCTTCAAGAGAAATTTTACGTACAgttaatttatttcaaGTTAGTGATTGTAAAATGCATTGGCAATCTAATGGGAAATTATTATGTGTTAAAGTTGATCGTCATACTAAATCAGgtaaaacaattttttccaatttagaatttttcaaaattaatgaaaaagatatCCCTGTGgaaaaattagaattaaaagaTGTAGTAGTTAATTTTGCTTGGGAACCAAATACTGAAAGATTTATTACTATTAGTAGATTAGATGATGGTAATCCAAATCCTGCCATTCCTAAAAATACCATTTCATTTTATGCACCAGAAAcaactaaaactaaaactggaaataaaaatactaatttgaaaaagaaaggtgTTGGTGCTGCTTTTacaaaccaacaacaacaacaacaacaacaacaacaactgtCTTCAAAATATAAGGCTTAtaccaaaattgaaaataaacatTCAAATACAATTTTTTGGTCACCAAAGGGAAGATATGTTGTTATTGCCACTATTTCAAGAACTTCTGGagaattggaattttttgatgtttcatttgatgatgaaattaataaaaaatcattaccTGCTAATgttaaattattgaaaactgATAAATTTGCTGGAATGACTAATATTTCTTGGGATCCATCAGGGAGATTTGTTGCAGCATGGTCAACTTCTTGGTTACATGCTATTGATAATGGTTATAGACTTTATGAATTCACGGGTAATTTATTAAGagatgattcaattgatcaatttaaaGATTTTGTTTGGAGACCAAGACCACCAACTTTATTaactaataatgataaaaagaaagttaGATCCAATTTACGTGAATATAGTGCCCAATTTGAAGAAGCTGATGCTATGGAAGCTGATGCTGCTGTTAAAGAAATCATTTTGGCTCGTAGAAAAGCTTTAGAAGATTGGAGAAATTATCGTGCTAAACATATTAGTAAACAAGGTAATTCCAAAAATGAAGTTCAAGcagaaattattgaagaaattaaagaagaaattattgaagaaaaagaagaaattgttgaataa
- a CDS encoding heat shock protein, mitochondrial protein import, putative (Similar to S. cerevisiae TIM15), whose product MISRIIHPSRLPRVRFTSQLILKSSLIPTITNHLLSFGVSNTKTNTNTKTKTFIRYNTTSTSTSTSALASNPIDKELLLQFTCNICNNRSSHNISKQAYDHGTVVVQCPSCKSRHLIADNLGFMEYNKKFNLEEYLKHHYGQSIETDPKNTVVEFKDIPKELKQKLKDVDNTVEDLQSTEELDLPEPKSTK is encoded by the coding sequence atGATTTCACGAATTATTCATCCTTCTAGATTACCAAGAGTTAGATTTACTTcacaattgattttaaaatcatcattaatacCTACAATTACTAATCATCTACTTTCATTTGGAGTTTCTAATACCAAAACCAATACCAataccaaaaccaaaacctTCATTAGATACAATACCacttcaacatcaacatcaacatcagcATTAGCATCAAATCCTATagataaagaattattactTCAATTTACTTGTAATATTTGTAATAATCGATCAAGTCATAATATTTCTAAACAAGCTTATGATCATGGTACAGTGGTTGTACAATGTCCTTCATGTAAATCACGTCATTTGATTGCTGATAATTTAGGATTTATggaatataataaaaaattcaatctAGAAGAATATTTAAAACATCATTATGGTCAATCAATAGAAACTGATCCTAAAAATACTGTAGTAGAATTTAAAGATATTcctaaagaattaaaacaaaaattgaaagatgTTGATAATACTGTTGAGGACTTACAATCAACTGAAGAATTGGATTTACCAGAACCAAAATCGAcaaaatga
- a CDS encoding molecular chaperone, assembly of mitochondrial F1F0 ATP synthase, putative (Similar to S. cerevisiae ATP11): MLSRTLLRTSTPLKIVSISPRCQLFRFNSSKTSTTTSNNNNNLKLDINNEIFNKYSHQLQKKAQELGIPIDELKIKFQDQIEKVKLELGGIDPTKELKQFFEQQQQQQQQQQQQQQKDDATIKIRGIKNPQASKLPYKVLDDYINVSKVQKLPREDIIKIWTARFINNDRSLHATLTHLQFSQLYINAFKYPQFILPLPKPQQDGYELEFIQWQFIGPNTINCMFTTLAEYKLHGEYSSPHTTLTFHLELANDKDLVLMNGFNNRESGISMDEAHLLVVMLQRFYSGKNPQMNQLLYEFNKGNSEFDIDSLIKQATSV; the protein is encoded by the coding sequence ATGTTATCTAGAACCCTTTTAAGAACATCAACACCTTTAAAGATTGTATCAATTTCACCAAGATGTCAATTATTTAGATTTAACTCCTCTAAAACatctaccaccaccagcaacaataacaataacctTAAActtgatattaataatgaaatattcaataaatattctcatcaattacaaaaaaaagctcAAGAATTAGGTATAcctattgatgaattaaaaattaaatttcaagatcaaatagaaaaagtgaaattagaattagGTGGAATTGATCCAactaaagaattaaaacaattttttgaacaacaacaacaacaacaacaacaacaacaacaacaacaacaaaaagatGATGCTACAATTAAAATAAGAGGAATTAAAAATCCTCAAGCTTCTAAATTACCTTATAAAGTATTAGATGATTATATTAATGTTTCTAAAGTTCAAAAATTACCTCGTGaagatattattaaaatatgGACTGCtagatttattaataatgatcGATCATTACATGCTACATTAACTCATTTACAATTTTCTCAACTTTATATTAATGCATTTAAATATCCTCAATTTatattaccattaccaaaACCTCAACAAGATGGTTATGAATTAGAATTTATTCAATGGCAATTTATTGGTCCTAATACTATTAATTGTATGTTTACAACATTAGCAGAATATAAATTACATGGAGAATATTCTTCTCCTCATACAACTTTAACTTTCCATTTAGAATTGGCTAATGATAAAGATCTTGTATTAATGAATGGATTTAATAATAGAGAAAGTGGTATATCAATGGATGAAGCTCATTTATTGGTGGTTATGTTACAAAGATTTTATAGTGGTAAAAATCCacaaatgaatcaattattatatgaatttaataaagGTAATAgtgaatttgatattgattcattGATTAAACAAGCAACTAGTGTATAA
- a CDS encoding manganese-dependent, structurally specific endonuclease/3'-5' exonuclease, putative (In S. cerevisiae: the RMX complex functions in repair of DNA double-strand breaks and in telomere stability;~Similar to S. cerevisiae MRE11), translating to MPLVERIEPGPDTIRVLLTTDNHVGAFENDPIRGDDAWKTFDEITTIAKDRDVDMVIQGGDLFHINKPTKKSMYHVMKSLRANCMGDRPCELELLSDPTQSLNNGFDEVNYEDPNLNISIPVFAISGNHDDATGESLLSALDVLAVTGLINNFGKVKNTEAITVSPILLQKGVTKLALYGMSNVRDERLHRLFRDGGVKFQRPNLQTEDWFNLFVIHQNHAAHTYTSSIPESFLPNFLDFVLWGHEHECIPHPVHNPETTFDVLQAGSSVATSLAEGEVADKKVFILNIRGKDYSIEPVELKTVRPFVLREIVLSKTDLIPGAASKADVIAYLTDEVEKAIKRANKHFNSQNSFDSNRSINLSEMPLPLIRLRVEYSGGYEIENVTRFSNRFVGKIANVNDVVQFYKKKAISRTDTKLSRKTKFDVDLIEENLHHKKSTELELQDIIRDFLQQTQLTLVPEIEMNHAVKKFVENDDKQALNQFINQEIKRETKMLLDIDIDENEFHGTDEKQAKTTFKHVLSQLKNINGPINVDYEPELEPTNNNNNNKKYVSTRKKRDTTTKRKKSTATKRTTKKSKSDDMIISSDDSDDYGNDNEEEEEEDYDDDDGQDSGIRLFVTDTPDINNTRRSKSNRVKRPTSYVEDESGILSDEDDYVPPSKTKEKTFRRKRI from the coding sequence ATGCCATTGGTGGAGCGTATAGAGCCAGGGCCCGACACAATTAGGGTTCTACTAACGACTGATAACCATGTAGGAgcatttgaaaatgatcCGATCCGAGGAGATGATGCCTGGAAAACATTTGATGAAATCACCACCATTGCCAAAGATAGAGATGTTGACATGGTAATTCAAGGAGGAGATTTATTTCATATTAATAAACCTACGAAAAAATCCATGTATCATGTGATGAAATCACTTCGAGCCAATTGTATGGGAGATCGTCCATgtgaattagaattattgaGTGATCCAACtcaatcattaaataatggATTTGATGAAGTTAATTATGAGGAtccaaatttaaatatttctaTCCCGGTTTTTGCCATTAGTGGGAATCATGATGATGCTACTGGtgaatcattattactGGCATTAGATGTTTTAGCAGTCACAggattgattaataattttgggAAAGTGAAAAACACTGAAGCTATAACTGTTTcaccaatattattacaaaAGGGAGTGACAAAATTAGCATTATATGGAATGTCTAATGTAAGAGATGAAAGATTACATCGATTATTTCGAGATGGTGGAGTTAAATTTCAACGTCCCAATTTACAAACAGAAGATTGgtttaatttatttgttattcatcaaaatcatgCTGCTCATACTTATACTTCTAGTATACCTGAATCATTCTTACcaaattttcttgattttgtaTTATGGGGACATGAACATGAATGTATTCCTCATCCGGTACATAATCCAGAAACCACATTTGATGTATTACAAGCAGGTTCATCAGTTGCCACTTCATTAGCTGAAGGTGAAGTGGCAGACAAAAAAgtatttattttgaatataaGGGGTAAAGATTATTCTATTGAACCagttgaattgaaaacagTACGACCATTTGTATTAAGAGAAATTGTGTTACTGAAAACTGATCTTATCCCTGGTGCTGCTTCTAAAGCTGATGTCATTGCATATTTGACTGATGAAGTAGAAAAAGCTATTAAAAGAGCAAACAAACATTTTAATAGTCAAAACAGTTTTGATTCTAATCGATCGATTAATCTTTCTGAAATGCCATTACCATTGATTAGATTAAGAGTGGAATATAGTGGTGGATATGAGATTGAAAATGTGACAAGATTTTCTAATAGATTTGTTGGTAAAATTGCTAATGTTAATGATGTAGTTCAATTTTATAAGAAAAAAGCCATATCAAGAACTGATACAAAATTATCTCGGAAAACCAAATTTGACgttgatttgattgaagaaaatttaCATCATAAGAAATCTACTGAATTAGAACTTCAAGATATAATTCGGGATTTTTTACAACAAACTCAATTGACATTAGTTcctgaaattgaaatgaatCATGCtgttaaaaaatttgttgaaaatgatgataaacaagctttaaatcaatttattaatcaagaaattaaacGAGAAACGAAAATGTTGTtggatattgatattgatgagaATGAATTCCATGGAACTGATGAAAAACAAGCTAAAACAACGTTTAAACATGTATTACtgcaattgaaaaatatcaatgGACCTATCAATGTAGATTATGAACCTGAACTTGaaccaacaaacaacaacaacaataacaagaaATATGTTTCCACTCGAAAGAAGAGAgataccaccaccaaaagaaagaaaagtaCAGCTACTAAAAGAACAACGAAAAAGTCCAAAAGTGATGACATGATTATAAGTTCAGATGATAGTGATGATTATGGCAATGacaatgaagaagaagaagaagaagattatgatgatgatgatggcCAAGACTCTGGTATTCGTTTGTTTGTGACTGATACTCCTGATATCAATAACACTCGTCGATCAAAAAGTAATCGAGTTAAAAGACCAACTAGTTATGTTGAAGATGAATCAGGAATACTTagtgatgaagatgattatGTTCCACCTTCTAAAACTAAAGAGAAAACCTTCAGGAggaaaagaatataa